The Nitrospira sp. genome has a segment encoding these proteins:
- a CDS encoding pyruvate ferredoxin oxidoreductase yields MYLVADISVEICASKSCKLCTQYCPEANTILYSEEMGKEQGFKYGSAYVAVDRCKGCAQCVWVCDNMAKNNAIKMIMIDQLPKAALTDNITYGEKSTTAVLASPVVG; encoded by the coding sequence ATGTACCTTGTTGCCGATATCAGCGTTGAAATCTGCGCCTCGAAGAGCTGTAAGCTCTGTACGCAGTACTGTCCGGAAGCTAACACGATTCTCTACAGCGAGGAGATGGGCAAAGAGCAAGGGTTCAAGTATGGGTCGGCCTATGTCGCAGTGGACCGTTGTAAAGGCTGTGCGCAGTGCGTATGGGTCTGTGACAATATGGCCAAGAACAATGCGATCAAGATGATCATGATCGATCAATTGCCGAAGGCGGCGTTGACGGACAATATTACATACGGCGAAAAGAGCACGACGGCCGTTTTGGCCAGTCCGGTCGTCGGGTAA
- a CDS encoding 2-oxoacid:acceptor oxidoreductase family protein, which yields MAKRFNIRMAGVGGQGVVTGSHILSTAVINAGGESTIVPFYGSEKRMAPVESYVRVSDEPIYEIGEITFPHIIIIFHPQVITHGKSYTMPFYFGLKEDGVALINNDGPMNLHRDQAAELQKLRAKLYYFPATKISLEVAGMDLATNMALMGCIGAITGLTSMAGLDQAVKDRFLGKGFVVSGGTAALDSVVERKFKKKQELIEKNVAVMRAGWNYAVDHGWAADAVKRAEEPVAAATA from the coding sequence ATGGCAAAGAGATTCAATATTCGGATGGCAGGCGTCGGGGGGCAGGGTGTCGTCACCGGCTCGCATATTCTCAGCACCGCGGTGATCAATGCCGGCGGCGAAAGCACCATCGTGCCGTTCTATGGGTCTGAAAAACGGATGGCGCCGGTGGAAAGCTATGTCCGAGTGTCGGATGAGCCGATTTACGAGATCGGTGAAATCACGTTTCCGCACATCATCATCATCTTCCATCCACAGGTCATCACCCACGGCAAGTCCTATACGATGCCGTTCTATTTCGGCCTAAAAGAAGATGGAGTTGCGCTGATCAACAACGACGGGCCGATGAATCTTCACAGAGACCAGGCGGCTGAGCTGCAGAAGCTTCGCGCGAAACTCTATTACTTCCCAGCGACGAAGATTTCATTGGAAGTCGCGGGTATGGACCTCGCCACCAACATGGCGCTGATGGGTTGTATCGGCGCGATTACAGGTCTGACGAGTATGGCGGGATTGGATCAGGCCGTGAAGGACCGGTTCCTCGGGAAAGGTTTTGTGGTATCCGGCGGTACTGCCGCCCTCGATAGTGTCGTTGAACGGAAGTTCAAAAAGAAACAGGAACTGATCGAGAAGAATGTTGCCGTCATGCGGGCGGGATGGAACTATGCTGTCGACCACGGCTGGGCCGCGGATGCTGTCAAGCGCGCGGAAGAGCCGGTGGCGGCAGCCACCGCATAA
- a CDS encoding thiamine pyrophosphate-dependent enzyme — MSLDYVKFSNGFEKFMPKEYRDMVEHGPFGKKVTVSQMGSFKEVLEEHPMCAGCAMTLFIRLAMIAFPNPEDTITVGTAGCGRLAISQAAIPFVYGNYGDQNGVASGLSRGLRLRFGDKPKDVVVMAGDGGTADIGFQQVLHSWFRKERFTTIMLDNEVYGNTGGQESGMTNRGAVLKMAPLGKKFEKMDMLQMAKVAGCAYVATVVPNNPRRVESVIKKAVLIAREVGSTYIQAYTSCNIEYAIPTDKVMEDAKTVENDRYQFTEYVSDEAKQYLTERYGYKEFLAKPTAPAAAIPGKA; from the coding sequence ATGAGTCTTGATTATGTCAAGTTTTCCAATGGATTTGAGAAGTTCATGCCAAAGGAATATCGGGATATGGTGGAGCATGGGCCTTTTGGAAAGAAGGTCACTGTCTCACAAATGGGGAGTTTCAAGGAAGTGTTGGAAGAACATCCCATGTGCGCGGGCTGTGCCATGACGCTTTTTATCCGGCTCGCCATGATCGCATTTCCCAACCCCGAAGACACCATTACTGTCGGGACGGCTGGTTGCGGTCGTCTGGCCATCTCTCAGGCGGCGATTCCCTTTGTCTACGGCAATTACGGTGACCAAAACGGAGTGGCGAGCGGCCTGTCCCGTGGTCTCCGTCTCCGCTTCGGCGACAAGCCAAAGGACGTGGTTGTGATGGCCGGCGATGGCGGTACAGCGGACATCGGCTTTCAACAAGTACTCCACTCCTGGTTCCGCAAAGAGCGGTTCACGACCATCATGTTGGACAACGAAGTGTATGGGAATACCGGTGGCCAGGAGAGCGGCATGACCAACCGCGGCGCCGTGCTAAAGATGGCACCGCTCGGCAAGAAGTTCGAGAAGATGGATATGTTGCAGATGGCCAAAGTTGCCGGTTGCGCCTATGTGGCGACCGTGGTGCCGAATAATCCACGACGGGTGGAAAGCGTCATTAAGAAAGCCGTGTTGATTGCGCGAGAAGTTGGATCAACCTACATTCAAGCCTACACGTCCTGCAACATCGAGTACGCTATTCCGACCGACAAGGTCATGGAAGATGCGAAGACGGTCGAGAATGATCGGTATCAGTTCACGGAATATGTCAGCGACGAAGCGAAACAATACCTCACTGAGCGTTACGGCTACAAGGAATTCCTTGCGAAGCCGACTGCTCCCGCCGCCGCGATTCCCGGCAAAGCTTAG
- the queF gene encoding preQ(1) synthase: protein MRGKQRTTKLGYNERHAKSGISATLPDIETFPNQYKGYEITIEIPEYTAICPKTNLPDFGIITLHYMPDKECLELKALKMYIHAYRNLGIFYENAVNRILQDIVNACHPVWAKVTGTFTARGGLSSKIEAKFP, encoded by the coding sequence ATGAGGGGCAAGCAAAGGACCACGAAATTGGGTTACAACGAGCGGCATGCGAAGAGCGGAATCAGTGCCACGCTTCCCGACATCGAGACCTTTCCGAATCAATATAAGGGATATGAAATTACGATTGAGATCCCCGAGTACACCGCGATTTGCCCCAAAACCAACTTGCCGGACTTCGGAATCATTACACTGCACTATATGCCTGACAAAGAATGTCTTGAACTGAAAGCGCTTAAAATGTACATCCATGCCTACCGTAATCTCGGCATCTTCTATGAAAATGCCGTCAACAGAATCCTTCAAGATATCGTCAACGCCTGCCATCCCGTATGGGCGAAAGTCACCGGCACCTTCACTGCGCGCGGCGGGCTTTCGAGTAAGATCGAAGCCAAGTTTCCTTAA
- a CDS encoding symmetrical bis(5'-nucleosyl)-tetraphosphatase, which produces MATYAIGDVQGCHDALQRLLDLVQFDPSCDRLWFVGDLVNRGPDSLGVLRYIRSLGPSARVVLGNHDVFLLAVSEGVVALRPKDTIGDVLKADDRLDLINWLRHQPLHHHEGSFFMIHAGLLPQWTTQDAAQLAGEVETALRGAGFQSFLRSLFHEPAVTWSPNLTGVSRLVTVARVLTRLRTCTPTGDTSNFSGPPEKTPPGYFPWFRLTARRNADTTIITGHWAALGLHMEPNLLAIDSGCVWGRQLTAVRLEDRSVFQVDGQTRH; this is translated from the coding sequence ATGGCGACCTATGCGATCGGCGATGTGCAGGGATGCCATGACGCCTTGCAACGTCTTCTCGATCTTGTCCAATTTGATCCGAGCTGCGACCGTCTTTGGTTCGTCGGCGATCTCGTCAACCGCGGGCCCGATTCACTTGGGGTGCTTCGTTACATCCGTTCGCTCGGGCCGTCCGCACGCGTGGTGCTTGGCAACCATGACGTCTTTCTTCTTGCAGTCTCGGAAGGGGTGGTGGCACTTCGACCCAAGGATACGATAGGCGACGTATTGAAGGCCGACGATCGGCTTGACTTGATTAACTGGCTTCGGCACCAGCCCTTGCACCACCACGAGGGGTCGTTCTTCATGATCCATGCGGGGCTCCTCCCTCAATGGACAACGCAAGATGCCGCTCAATTGGCCGGCGAGGTCGAGACCGCCCTGCGCGGTGCCGGCTTCCAATCGTTCTTGCGATCACTCTTCCATGAGCCGGCGGTCACGTGGAGCCCCAACCTTACCGGCGTCTCACGGTTGGTCACAGTTGCCCGTGTGCTGACCCGACTTCGCACCTGTACACCGACCGGCGACACCTCGAACTTTTCCGGTCCGCCTGAAAAGACACCGCCAGGCTATTTCCCTTGGTTCCGTCTCACTGCTCGCCGCAATGCGGATACGACCATCATTACCGGTCATTGGGCTGCACTCGGCCTACACATGGAGCCCAATCTGCTGGCCATCGATAGCGGCTGTGTGTGGGGACGACAACTGACAGCGGTGCGATTGGAAGATCGGTCGGTGTTTCAGGTTGACGGGCAGACACGACATTGA
- a CDS encoding sterol desaturase family protein: MEWIEWLLSREFRQFVFDHDLFIPLLFTARVIFVTALEWMIPARKVPYRSIFFMDIVGATLVGYLLLPTALYVSERIVIRPMLPEFISALPTAATFALYYVIGDFGAYWVHRFLHVSPFWCSHKWHHSPKHMYWLAGYRASLPQQVLFNLPWMMAFSVFGHAPWWMYWVVLSSHMLLNDWMHMNVTWRSNWLEWIVVTPRYHHVHHSENLAHANVNFGVTFSVWDRLFGTYVDPEELKTPITFGIGEQVPLARLVAGV, from the coding sequence ATGGAATGGATTGAATGGCTGCTGAGCCGAGAGTTCCGGCAGTTCGTCTTCGACCATGACCTCTTCATTCCGCTTTTGTTCACGGCGAGGGTGATCTTCGTCACAGCGCTTGAATGGATGATACCGGCGAGAAAGGTGCCCTATCGGTCTATCTTCTTCATGGACATCGTGGGGGCCACGCTGGTCGGGTACCTGCTGCTCCCTACCGCCTTGTATGTAAGCGAACGGATCGTAATTCGGCCGATGTTGCCGGAATTTATCTCGGCCCTTCCGACCGCGGCGACTTTTGCCCTGTACTATGTGATTGGAGACTTCGGCGCCTACTGGGTACATCGGTTTCTGCACGTGAGCCCGTTTTGGTGCAGCCATAAGTGGCACCATTCCCCGAAGCACATGTACTGGCTGGCTGGATACCGAGCTTCGCTCCCGCAACAGGTATTGTTCAACCTGCCCTGGATGATGGCCTTTTCGGTTTTCGGCCATGCTCCATGGTGGATGTACTGGGTGGTCTTGTCTTCCCACATGTTGTTGAACGACTGGATGCACATGAACGTCACCTGGCGCTCGAATTGGCTGGAATGGATCGTTGTGACGCCGCGGTATCACCATGTTCATCACAGTGAGAACCTGGCACATGCCAATGTGAATTTTGGAGTGACGTTCTCGGTTTGGGACCGACTGTTCGGAACCTATGTTGATCCGGAGGAACTCAAGACACCGATTACATTTGGGATCGGCGAGCAGGTTCCCCTGGCGCGCCTGGTCGCAGGGGTCTGA
- the panB gene encoding 3-methyl-2-oxobutanoate hydroxymethyltransferase has product MTILDFQQLKRERKKLAVVTAYDALFARIVEQAGIRVILVGDSLGMVVQGKPNTLTVTMDDMLYHTKLVAGVVQRALVIADMPFMSYQTNTEEALRNAGRLLQAGAAAVKLEGGAVMADRIKAMTSVGIPVMGHLGMTPQSVNALGGYKVQGKADDQASRLLEDARALEAAGAFGLVLEAVPADLAKKITQALSISTIGIGAGPHCDGQVLVLYDLLGLFDAFIPKFVKTYAHLKADTLQALTRYKEEVEQGKFPSDAESYH; this is encoded by the coding sequence ATGACGATCCTCGATTTCCAGCAGCTCAAACGAGAGAGGAAGAAACTCGCCGTCGTGACGGCCTATGACGCGCTGTTCGCGCGCATCGTAGAGCAAGCAGGGATACGGGTGATTCTGGTGGGGGATTCGCTGGGCATGGTCGTGCAGGGGAAACCCAATACGCTTACGGTGACGATGGACGACATGCTGTATCACACCAAGCTGGTCGCAGGCGTGGTGCAGCGAGCGCTGGTGATTGCGGACATGCCGTTTATGTCCTATCAGACCAACACAGAGGAAGCTCTGCGCAATGCAGGCCGATTGCTGCAAGCAGGCGCCGCTGCGGTGAAGCTTGAGGGCGGAGCTGTGATGGCAGATCGAATCAAAGCCATGACTAGCGTTGGGATACCTGTCATGGGTCACCTTGGCATGACCCCGCAATCAGTCAATGCGTTGGGCGGATACAAGGTTCAAGGCAAGGCCGACGATCAAGCCTCCCGGCTTTTGGAAGATGCAAGGGCCCTTGAAGCCGCCGGCGCATTCGGGCTGGTATTGGAGGCAGTGCCTGCCGATCTAGCCAAAAAGATTACTCAAGCCCTTTCGATCTCCACCATTGGTATTGGAGCAGGTCCCCATTGCGATGGCCAAGTACTGGTGCTCTATGATCTCCTTGGACTCTTTGATGCGTTCATCCCGAAATTCGTGAAGACCTATGCACACCTCAAAGCCGACACGCTCCAAGCGCTGACTCGTTACAAAGAAGAAGTGGAACAGGGCAAATTTCCGTCTGATGCCGAAAGTTACCATTAG
- a CDS encoding methylenetetrahydrofolate reductase, producing the protein MSREPQRLLDVLNRGMFAVTVEYNPPKGTNISSVLESAKQLVGLVHGVNVTDNTAAVVRAGSLPVCRLLYELGHDPVMQLTCRDRNRIAMQSDLMGAHMLGIRNILCLTGDYPTVGDHKEAKPVYDLDSVQVMQLVQGLNKGHDMAGHKLDGSTSFTIGAAVTPEADPLGPMLAKFEVKVKAGAQFFQTQAVYHPEQFASFMKAVQPYKVKVLAGILVLRNHKMAEFMNAHIPGISVPSEMIDELKAAGEKAEDVGVDIAVRTIQAVRPHCDGVHIMAIKATHRLAEIIAKAELN; encoded by the coding sequence ATGAGTCGAGAACCACAGCGCCTACTCGATGTCCTCAACCGAGGGATGTTTGCAGTCACGGTCGAGTATAACCCCCCCAAGGGCACCAACATCTCGTCCGTTCTCGAGAGTGCCAAACAGCTTGTCGGGCTGGTACACGGTGTGAACGTCACCGACAATACGGCCGCCGTGGTTCGGGCCGGCTCACTTCCAGTCTGTCGTCTGTTGTATGAGTTGGGGCACGACCCCGTGATGCAGTTGACCTGCCGTGATCGCAATCGGATCGCCATGCAGTCGGATCTGATGGGCGCCCACATGCTGGGGATTCGAAATATTCTGTGTCTCACGGGCGATTATCCGACGGTCGGTGATCATAAGGAGGCCAAGCCGGTATATGATCTCGATTCGGTCCAAGTCATGCAGCTCGTGCAAGGATTGAACAAGGGGCATGACATGGCTGGGCATAAATTGGACGGCTCGACATCGTTTACAATCGGTGCCGCTGTCACACCGGAGGCCGACCCCCTCGGGCCTATGCTGGCCAAGTTTGAAGTGAAGGTAAAGGCGGGCGCCCAATTCTTCCAGACCCAAGCGGTGTACCATCCGGAGCAGTTCGCGAGCTTCATGAAGGCGGTCCAGCCCTATAAGGTCAAGGTGCTTGCCGGTATCCTTGTGCTGCGCAATCACAAGATGGCGGAGTTCATGAACGCGCATATTCCGGGCATCTCGGTTCCAAGCGAGATGATCGATGAACTCAAAGCTGCCGGTGAGAAGGCAGAGGACGTCGGGGTGGACATCGCCGTACGGACGATCCAGGCGGTTCGGCCGCATTGCGACGGCGTTCATATCATGGCGATCAAAGCCACGCATCGGTTGGCCGAGATCATCGCCAAAGCTGAATTGAACTGA
- the folD gene encoding bifunctional methylenetetrahydrofolate dehydrogenase/methenyltetrahydrofolate cyclohydrolase FolD, with amino-acid sequence MAAQLIDGKALAQQVRDRLAKDSAELFAKKSMKPGLATILVGDDPASHVYVRNKQKACELAGIYVDDHKLPVNTTQAELLALIDKKNTDPKIHGILVQLPLPKHIDSQVILEAVSPLKDADGFHPYNFGRLVEGHPVFEACTPKGVIKMIESTGVTIEGKRAVVVGRSNIVGKPLALMLLQRNATVTICHSKTKDLPGVCREAELLLVAIGKAKFVTPDMVREGAVVIDVGTNKTPEGKLCGDVDFDAVSQKAGWISPVPGGVGPMTIAMLLENTVESAKRAAGML; translated from the coding sequence GTGGCCGCACAGTTGATTGATGGAAAAGCGCTCGCGCAACAGGTCCGTGATCGTCTGGCAAAAGACTCGGCGGAGTTGTTTGCCAAGAAATCGATGAAACCGGGTCTTGCGACCATTTTGGTCGGTGACGATCCCGCCTCGCATGTGTACGTCAGAAACAAGCAAAAGGCCTGCGAGTTAGCGGGGATCTACGTTGACGATCACAAACTCCCGGTGAACACGACGCAGGCAGAGCTGTTGGCGCTGATCGACAAAAAGAACACCGACCCCAAAATCCATGGAATCCTGGTTCAACTTCCGCTGCCCAAACACATCGACAGCCAGGTGATCCTCGAAGCCGTTTCGCCACTGAAAGATGCGGATGGATTTCATCCTTACAACTTCGGCCGACTGGTGGAGGGCCATCCGGTCTTCGAAGCCTGTACCCCAAAGGGTGTCATCAAGATGATCGAGTCGACCGGGGTGACAATAGAAGGCAAGCGGGCAGTTGTGGTGGGACGGAGCAATATTGTCGGGAAGCCGTTGGCGTTGATGCTGCTTCAACGGAATGCGACGGTCACGATCTGTCATTCAAAAACGAAGGACCTGCCCGGGGTTTGCCGTGAGGCGGAGTTGTTGCTCGTCGCGATCGGAAAGGCGAAGTTCGTGACGCCCGACATGGTGCGTGAAGGCGCGGTCGTCATCGATGTGGGGACCAACAAGACCCCTGAAGGCAAGCTGTGCGGCGACGTAGATTTTGACGCGGTCAGCCAAAAGGCCGGCTGGATCAGCCCTGTCCCCGGTGGGGTCGGCCCAATGACCATCGCGATGCTGCTGGAAAATACCGTGGAGTCGGCCAAGAGAGCGGCAGGAATGCTATGA
- a CDS encoding peptidylprolyl isomerase, with product MLKQPEWRMLMGVVLAVGLSVSGNALVVAADNTPASKTEAPKGSRAIIKTKFGDIEIKFYPDVAPKHVENFIKLAKSGFYNGTIFHRVIPGFMIQGGDPNTKDTLKKDTYGQGGPGHTIKAEFSDIPHKRGIVSMARAADPDTAGSQFFIVVEDSRFLDGKYTVFGEVTKGIGVADKIVNLPRDERDNPRERVEMTVTIVE from the coding sequence ATGCTGAAGCAACCCGAGTGGCGAATGCTGATGGGAGTGGTATTAGCGGTCGGTCTATCAGTCTCAGGTAACGCGCTGGTTGTCGCGGCTGATAACACGCCGGCGTCCAAGACTGAAGCACCGAAAGGGTCGAGGGCGATCATCAAGACGAAATTCGGCGATATCGAAATCAAGTTCTATCCGGATGTCGCGCCAAAACATGTAGAGAATTTTATCAAGTTAGCAAAGTCCGGATTCTACAACGGGACAATTTTTCACCGTGTCATTCCCGGTTTTATGATCCAAGGCGGGGATCCTAATACGAAGGACACACTTAAAAAGGACACCTATGGGCAGGGTGGCCCCGGTCATACGATCAAGGCGGAGTTCAGCGATATCCCGCACAAGCGTGGCATTGTTTCTATGGCCCGAGCAGCTGATCCGGATACGGCCGGCTCTCAGTTTTTCATCGTCGTAGAGGACTCACGATTTCTGGACGGCAAATACACCGTTTTTGGCGAAGTGACGAAGGGAATCGGTGTGGCCGACAAGATCGTCAACCTGCCACGCGACGAGCGGGATAATCCGAGAGAGCGTGTAGAAATGACGGTCACGATTGTGGAGTAA
- the rnc gene encoding ribonuclease III → MTPASPADSSPAISNYRFTNPSFLTEALTHKSYVNERREPGRKHNERLEFLGDAVLSLIVSDYLARRYPELSEGALSKLKAKLVSETPLANAARRLDLGAHLKLGRGEERSNGRDKVSLLADAFEAIIAAVYLDGGFEASRNFTIEALTDELRQVDALQEKPGGDDYKTRFQEWCQKRYERLPRYVIVRETGPEHQKVFDVEVHVNDRVFGIGRGYSKKEAEQEAAQRALEQSER, encoded by the coding sequence ATGACGCCGGCTTCACCGGCCGATTCTTCTCCCGCCATATCGAACTATCGATTCACGAATCCGAGCTTCTTGACGGAGGCTCTGACCCACAAATCGTACGTGAATGAGCGCCGAGAGCCCGGTCGAAAACATAATGAGCGGCTTGAGTTCTTGGGGGATGCCGTATTGTCGCTCATCGTGAGCGATTATCTTGCGAGGCGGTATCCTGAGTTGAGCGAGGGAGCTCTCTCAAAACTCAAAGCCAAACTCGTGAGTGAAACGCCGTTGGCGAATGCCGCCAGGCGTCTTGATCTCGGAGCTCATCTGAAGCTTGGTCGAGGCGAAGAACGCTCGAATGGGAGGGACAAGGTCTCACTGTTGGCTGATGCGTTTGAAGCCATCATTGCGGCCGTCTATCTCGATGGAGGTTTTGAGGCGAGTCGAAACTTCACCATTGAGGCACTGACTGATGAACTACGCCAAGTCGATGCCCTGCAAGAGAAACCCGGAGGAGATGATTACAAAACGCGCTTCCAGGAATGGTGTCAAAAACGGTATGAACGGTTGCCTCGATATGTGATCGTACGCGAAACCGGCCCGGAGCACCAAAAGGTATTCGACGTTGAAGTGCACGTGAATGACAGGGTTTTCGGGATCGGCCGAGGATACAGCAAGAAGGAAGCGGAACAGGAGGCGGCGCAACGGGCGCTGGAGCAGTCTGAGCGGTAA
- the fabF gene encoding beta-ketoacyl-ACP synthase II, producing the protein MSAGISDQAARRVVVTGLGLVTPLGTGVEKTWKAICAGESGIGRITRFDPTGYDAQIAGEVKDFDPAQFIEKKEIKKMDAFIHYAVGAAQLAVDDARLKIKPEEATRVGVYIGSGIGGLGSIEHFHDVLKGKGPGRVSPFFIPMTIINLASGQVAIRIGAKGPNSCAVTACATGNHCIGDAYRLIQRGDADVMVAGGAEAAVTPLGVAGFAAAKALSFRNNEPTKASRPFDKDRDGFVLGEGAGVVVIEELEHALRRGVKMYGEIIGYGMNSDAYHITAPPEEGEGAVRCMELALKDAGINRDQIGYINAHGTSTMADAIETRAIKRVFGEQAFRIPVSSTKSMTGHLLGAAGGIEAVFSLLALLHGILPPTINLDHPDPVCDLDYVPNKARPAAIQTALSNSFGFGGVNACLIFKRLDA; encoded by the coding sequence ATGTCGGCAGGAATATCTGATCAAGCAGCACGGCGCGTTGTGGTCACCGGTCTTGGGCTGGTGACACCACTGGGCACGGGTGTCGAGAAGACGTGGAAGGCGATCTGCGCCGGTGAGTCCGGGATCGGCCGAATCACCAGGTTTGATCCGACGGGCTATGATGCCCAAATTGCCGGTGAGGTCAAAGACTTTGATCCTGCTCAGTTCATCGAAAAGAAAGAGATCAAGAAGATGGATGCGTTCATCCACTACGCTGTGGGTGCGGCCCAGCTGGCGGTGGATGATGCCAGGCTAAAAATAAAGCCGGAGGAGGCCACGAGGGTCGGGGTCTACATCGGTTCCGGGATCGGCGGACTCGGGTCGATTGAGCATTTTCATGATGTGCTCAAAGGCAAGGGGCCTGGCCGGGTCTCACCGTTTTTCATTCCCATGACCATCATCAATTTGGCGTCCGGGCAGGTGGCGATTCGGATCGGAGCCAAGGGGCCCAACTCTTGTGCGGTGACGGCTTGCGCCACGGGCAATCATTGCATCGGGGATGCATACCGCCTGATTCAACGAGGTGATGCCGATGTCATGGTAGCCGGTGGTGCCGAAGCAGCTGTCACACCGCTTGGTGTGGCAGGATTCGCAGCGGCCAAGGCATTGTCATTCCGGAATAATGAACCGACGAAGGCGAGCCGCCCGTTCGACAAGGACCGGGATGGATTTGTGCTGGGTGAGGGTGCGGGGGTCGTGGTGATCGAGGAACTGGAACATGCCCTTCGGCGTGGGGTCAAAATGTACGGCGAGATCATCGGGTATGGGATGAACAGTGATGCGTACCACATTACGGCCCCACCGGAAGAAGGCGAGGGAGCCGTTCGTTGCATGGAATTGGCCCTCAAAGATGCGGGAATCAATCGTGATCAGATCGGGTATATCAATGCGCATGGTACGTCGACGATGGCCGATGCCATTGAGACCCGAGCGATCAAACGGGTGTTCGGAGAACAGGCCTTTCGAATTCCGGTCAGCTCGACCAAGTCCATGACAGGGCATCTACTCGGAGCTGCGGGCGGGATCGAAGCCGTCTTCAGTCTTCTGGCGCTGTTGCACGGTATTCTCCCCCCCACGATCAATCTGGATCATCCGGATCCGGTCTGTGATTTGGACTATGTTCCCAATAAGGCACGACCTGCCGCCATTCAAACGGCGTTGTCGAACTCCTTTGGATTCGGCGGAGTGAATGCTTGTCTGATCTTCAAGAGACTGGACGCCTAG
- the acpP gene encoding acyl carrier protein, with amino-acid sequence MATVEERVKKIIAEQLGVEEDEVTPEASFVEDLGADSLDTVELVMALEEEFSIEIPDEDAEKILTVGKALDYIKEKS; translated from the coding sequence ATGGCAACTGTTGAAGAGCGAGTCAAAAAGATTATTGCTGAACAGCTTGGTGTAGAGGAGGATGAGGTGACGCCGGAAGCCTCCTTCGTCGAAGATCTTGGGGCTGATTCGCTCGATACCGTCGAGCTTGTCATGGCGCTGGAGGAAGAGTTCTCGATCGAAATTCCCGATGAGGATGCTGAGAAGATTCTGACCGTCGGGAAGGCACTGGACTACATCAAGGAAAAGTCCTAG
- the fabG gene encoding 3-oxoacyl-[acyl-carrier-protein] reductase: MSLQGKTAIVTGAAQGIGRAIAECLAQAGADVAVADLDAGRSVETVASVEKLGRKALNIKVNVADANETKAMVEQVLKTWGKVDILVNNAGITRDGLLLRMKEEDWNLVLQINLNGTFNCTKAVLQPMTKQRYGRIVNIASIVGVIGNAGQANYSASKAAVIGFTKTVGREYASRNITVNAVAPGFIDTAMTHGLPADVKETLLKQIPLGRLGTPADVAGAVRFLVSEDAAYITGHVVHVNGGMLMV; encoded by the coding sequence ATGTCACTACAAGGAAAAACAGCTATTGTTACCGGCGCTGCGCAAGGCATCGGTCGGGCCATTGCCGAATGCCTGGCTCAAGCGGGGGCCGACGTTGCCGTGGCCGATCTCGACGCCGGTCGCTCTGTGGAAACCGTCGCCTCCGTCGAAAAACTGGGGCGGAAGGCTCTGAACATAAAAGTCAACGTAGCCGATGCGAATGAGACCAAGGCGATGGTCGAGCAAGTCCTGAAGACTTGGGGGAAAGTGGACATCCTCGTCAACAATGCCGGTATCACTCGTGATGGCTTGTTGCTACGGATGAAGGAGGAAGATTGGAATCTGGTGCTTCAGATCAACCTGAACGGTACGTTTAACTGCACAAAAGCGGTCTTGCAGCCGATGACCAAGCAACGGTATGGTCGCATCGTCAACATCGCCTCGATCGTTGGGGTGATCGGGAACGCGGGGCAGGCCAATTACTCGGCCTCGAAGGCGGCCGTCATCGGGTTTACAAAAACCGTTGGGCGGGAATATGCCAGCCGTAACATCACGGTGAATGCGGTGGCGCCCGGTTTCATCGACACGGCCATGACCCACGGACTACCGGCTGATGTGAAAGAAACGTTACTGAAGCAAATCCCGTTGGGGCGATTGGGCACGCCGGCGGATGTTGCGGGGGCCGTGCGGTTTCTGGTGTCCGAGGATGCGGCCTACATCACCGGCCATGTCGTGCACGTGAACGGCGGGATGTTGATGGTGTAA